The Marivirga salinae DNA window CACCCATTTTACTGATCATTTCAGGATCAGCACCGATAAATTTTATACCATATTCACCACAAATCTTTGAAAATTCAGCATTCTCGGATAAAAACCCATAACCTGGATGAATAGCATCTGCATTGGTGATTTCAGCAGCAGAAATAATATTTGGTATATTTAGATATGAATCTTTACTGGCAGCAGGTCCAATACAAACAGCTTCATCCGCAAAGCGAACATGCAAACTGTCTTTATCAGCTGTGGAATAAACCGCTACAGTACTGATTCCCATTTCTTTGCAAGTTCTGATAATTCGCAAAGCTATTTCACCTCTATTGGCAATTAATATCTTTTTAAACACGATTTCTTTCTTTTAATAAAACATTAAGAATAACTCTTGACTTATGAAAAATATCAAGAAGGATCCACTAAAAATAATGGTTGGTCGTATTCAACAGGCGTAGCATTATCTACCAAAATTTTCACAATTTTACCAGAAACATCTGATTCAATTTCATTGAATAATTTCATTGCTTCAACTATACAAACCGTATCACCAGCTTTTACTGAATCTCCAACATTAACAAAAGCAGGATTGTCAGGGTTTGGCGTTCTGTAGAATGTTCCAATCATTGGAGATTTGATAGCTACATATTTATCATCATCAGAAGCTGCCGGTTTTTCTTCTCCTCCTGAACTTGGTGCAGGCGCTGGAGCTGCTGAAGGAGCAGGTGCTGCTGCAGGTTGCGGAGCTGGAGCTGCCGCTTGAACAACTTTAGCTTCAGTGTTCTTTTTAACTTTAATTTTAAATTCTTCGG harbors:
- the accB gene encoding acetyl-CoA carboxylase biotin carboxyl carrier protein, translated to MKAKEIQDLIDFISKSGLDEVNIETEEFKIKVKKNTEAKVVQAAAPAPQPAAAPAPSAAPAPAPSSGGEEKPAASDDDKYVAIKSPMIGTFYRTPNPDNPAFVNVGDSVKAGDTVCIVEAMKLFNEIESDVSGKIVKILVDNATPVEYDQPLFLVDPS